TTAAGCTGTGATTTGTATGTTAAGATTTCAAAAAAGCCTATTATTCCAAGTTCTGATGAGATTAAAAAAAACAAGCCTTCAAGGAGTGCAAAGCTTAGAGCTGTAAAAAAAATATGAATAGTATAAGTAAGATTGAGTTTGAAGTTTATTGTATTTTAATTTTAATACTAACAGTTATAGTATGTTTTAATATTTACTTAAATTTCAGATATGTTGTAAAGCTTAGAGAATTTAATCACTTAAACAATGAACAGGAAAATATTATTGACGATAATTTAAGATTGCTGACAGTAATATATGAACTTGAAGATATTAATAGAATAGAGAGTTTTTGTTTTGGAGAATTAAATTTAGAAAAAAAAGCCAATGAAGATATAAATATTTTTATTGAATAGAGGATTTTAGAATGAGGTTTGAGTGCGTATAAAGATTAAAGATATTTTAATCTCTTCTAAAGATGTGAAGTTTGTAGGGAATATAAAAAATATTGAAAAAGTAGTGTCATTTTACTCTCTAGATAGTCGCGAAATAAATGATAATAATATTAACGGTAGTCTTTATTTTGCATATAAGGGAAATAAAGTAGATGGATTTTCTTTTGTTAAATATTTAATTGATTTGGGTGTTAAATGTTTTATATGTTCAAGAGATCATGAATCTGAGTGTATTGAATATTTAAATGATAATGAAGGGTTGGTTTTTTTACTTACAAGCAATGTAATAAAACTTCTTCAAACTTTAGCATCGTTTTTAATTAAAAGGACAAGCTTTAAAAGAATTGCTATTACGGGCAGTAATGGCAAAACCACAACCAAAGAAATACTTTATAGTATACTTTCAAAGAAATATAAAACTTACAAAACTTGGGGTAATTTAAATTCTGACATTGGGCTTCCTCTTAGTATTTTAAGGGTAGAAGGTAATGAAGAATATGCTGTTTTTGAAGTTGGAATTAGTTATGTTGGAGAAATGGATCTTTTATCCCAAATTTTAAAACCCGAAATTGTTATTATTACGAATATAAGTTATGCACATATGCAAGCTTTCAGGGGGTTACAAGCTATTGCTTTTGAGAAAAGCAAAATAATTGGCAAAAATATTGAAATCTTTGTTGTAAATGAAATGAATGATTATTGTGTTTATCTTGAAAAAAGAGCGAAAATCGCAAATCCAAATGTTAAAATCGTTTATTTTGATTATGAAAATCTTAATATTAAATCATTTTCTTTTTCGGAAGGGAAATTTTCTTATGATTTTGTTTACAAAGGGTTTGAGTACTCTATTTTATTGTTAGGTCGGCATAATATTTTTAATGCAATAGGTTGTATTAATTTGGCCCTATTTTTGGGAATGAGAGAAAAAGAAATAAGAGAAGGGCTTATTGAAACCACTTTTCAAAAGGGTAGGGCAGAAATTTTGACAAAAAATGGATACTTAATTTTAAATGATTCTTATAATGGCAATATGGGTTCTTTTATGGCCTTAAAAAATATGATTTTGGACCTTAATATCCAAAATAAAAAATTTATAGTTCTTGGGTCTTTTAAGGAGCTTGGGGAATTTGCGTACAAAACTCACAAAGATTTAATCCAAGAGGCTGTTTCAATGAATTTTGATAAAATTTTTTTAATTGGCGAAGAATTTTTAGATGTTAGGGATTCTGAGAATTTAGTTGGAAAGTATTTATATTATTTTAGTGAGTTTGATAAATTTATTGATTTTTTTTTAAAAAGTTTGGAACCTTCAGTTTTTATTGTTATTAAGGGCTCAAGGTTCAACAGATTGGAGAGAATTTTAAATTATATTTAGATGATAATGAGGTTCTTATGTTTTACCTTTTAGGTTTGCGTTTGCTCAAATATATTACCTTTAGAATGGCTTATGCTACAATTTTTGCATTTTTGCTTTCTTTAATTGTAGGCCCTCATATTATTTTAAGGCTAAAAAAATTAAGGGCCGATCAGATTTTAAGAGAAGATGGTCCTAAAAGACATTTGAGTGAAAAAACAGGAATTCCTACTATGGGAGGCATTCTTATTTTTTTTTGTGTTTTCATCTCTTTGGTGTTTTGGAGCAATATTTTAAATGTTTATTTTTTGATTATAGTTTTTGTTATGTTTGGATTTGCTTTTTTGGGATTTATAGACGATTTTTTAAAAATTAAAAAGAAAACCTCAGATGGGCTTAAAGCTCGATTCAAGGTTTATGGGCAAATAATATTTTCTTTTATTTCTGTTAGCATTCTATATTATTTGGGGGGTGAGCATGTTAGTATAATCTATTTTCCTTTTATTAAGTCTTTTCAAATGGATTTGGGAGTGTTTTACATTCCTTTTGGCATGTTTATTTTAATTGCAGCTTCAAATTCTTTTAATTTAACAGATGGGCTTGATGGACTTGCAATTGGATTAAGTATAGTTATAACGGGAGCTTTAATAATAATTGCCTATATTACAAGCAGAGCTGATTTTGCAGCTTATTTGCATATTCCAAATATTAAAGGCTCTGAAGAGCTTGTAATATTTCTTGGAGCTTTGCTTGGAGGTAGTTTTGGATTTTTATGGTTTAATGCTTATCCTGCTAAAATTATGATGGGAGATACAGGTAGTCTGGCTCTGGGTGCTATTCTTGGAATGACAGCTTTGATTTTAAAAAGTGAAATACTTTTTTCAATCCTAGCAGGTGTTTTTATTATTGAAACTATGTCTGTAATTATTCAAGTCATAGTTTATAAAAAGACCAAAAAAAGAGTATTTAAAATGGCCCCACTTCATCATCATTTTGAAGAACTTGGATGGTCCGAGATGCAAGTTGTTATTAGATTTTGGATAATAGGGCTAATATTTGCTATAATTGCTTTAAGTACGATAAAAATCAGATAATTTATTATGTTTGTAGAGATTAATTCGCTTAGGATGTGTTATTTACTTGTTTTGCTACTATTGGTAGCATATGGGCTTGTAGTTTTTTATACTTCTTCCTTTTTCTTAAGCTTAGAACTAACAGGTAATCCAAATTTCTTATTTTTCACAAGACTTAATTATCTTTTTTTAAGTTTTATAGTTTTTCTTGTTTTTGAAAGAATTTCTTTGAATTTTTTAAAAAAAACAATATTTCCTGTGCTAATTATAACTCTTTTTTTAATTATGGCAACTTTTTTATCTCCAAGTATTTCTGGAGCAAAGAGATGGATATTCTTTCAAGGTATTAGTATTCAACCTTCTGAGATTTTTAAAATATCTTTTACTATTTATCTTTCAACTTATTTGAGTAAGTTTGATCTAGGAAAAAACAGTGGTATTTCATACTGGTTGAAGCCGATGTTGATTTTTGCAATTTTTTGGGTGTTAATAATTTTGCAAAACGATTATTCAACAGCCATTTATTTTGCTATTCTTTTTTTTATTGTTTTGTTTGTTTCTAATATGGCATTTAGTTATGTTTTTGCTATTGTGATTACTTTTTTGCCAGTTTCTGCTATATTTTTGATGCTTGAACCTTATAGGGTTTCTAGAATTTTTGCCTTTCTCAATCCTTACGACGATCCTTCTGGTAAAGGTTATCAAATAATAGCATCTCTTAATGCTTTAAAAAGCGGAGGAATTTTCGGTAAAGGTCTGGGAATGGGGGAAGTAAAACTTGGAAAACTACCAGAGGCTAATTCTGATTTTATTTTTTCAGTTCTTGGAGAAGAATTGGGATTTTTAGGTGTTTTATTTGCCATAAGCTTATTTTTTTTGTTTTTTTATTTTGGCTATTTTATAGCTATTCATTCTAATAGTAGGTTTAAATTTTTTATAGCATTTATTTCAAGTCTTGCAATTTTTCTTCAAAGTATAATGAATATTTTAATTGCAATTGGTCTTTTGCCCCCTACCGGGATAAATTTGCCGTTTTTTTCATCCGGAGGATCTTCTATTATTGTTACCATGGCACTTTCTGGTCTTATTTCAAATGTTGCAAAAAACTTAAGTAATAATTGATTAGATTTTTCTAGTAGTGTAAATCGGGTTAGTTTATGATTTTTGAGAGAAAATTTTTAATTAAGTATATATATTTTACAATGTCTTTAATTTTTTTTGAAATAATAGTTATTATTTTTGCGTCTCCTTATTTTTTGATTAGGTATATTAGCATTAATAATGATATTTCTCTTTCTAAAGAGGATATAATCAGGATTTCAGGAATCAAGCCCAATACATATTATCATAATGCTAATGTTAGAATCTATGAAGAGAATCTTAAAAGAGATTTAAGGATAAAGAATGTCAAAGTTGATCTTAAGTTTCCTAATAAAATCAATATTAAAATAGAGAAAAGAATACCCGTTGCTGTTGCTTTGGAAAACTTAAATGGCAATATTACTTATTATTTTATTGCATCAGATGGTGTAATTTTGGAAAAAAGTAAGTATTTAATTTATGATTTACCTATAATTAGCGGATTAGTTTTAAATGACAATAATGTAGGAGATTTTCTAGAGGATAGAATGCTTAATGTTGTAAGAGGCCTTGATTATCTTAAAATAAATCAAAAATATTTGTATAATTTAATATCAGAGGTGAATTTTTTAAAATTGAATTTCTATGATTATAATGTAATTTTGTATATTAAAAGTATATATAATAAAATATTGATAACAGTTGATATGGATTTAATGGATGTGATGCATAAAGTGTTTCTTGCAGTTGATTTGCTCAAAGAAAAGCCTGGCGTTATAGATTTAAGAAGTGGTGATATCATTTTGTTAGGAGAAAGTTAGTGTCTAGGAACTTGATAGTAGGTTTGGATGTTGGAACTTCAAAAATTTGTACTGTTGTTGCTGAGGTAAATTTAAATGATCAATTAGAAATAGTTGGAATAGGCACTAGTATATCAAGGGGAGTTAGAAAGGGAGTTTTAATAAATATTGAAGCGGCTCTTGATTCAATATCTAATTCTATTGAAGCGGCAGAGCTTATTTCAGGATGTGACATTACATCACTTTCAGTCTCTATGTCTGGAAGTAGTGTTGAGGGTACTAATTCACGGGGTGTTGTTGCAATAAATTCAAGAACAAGAGAGATTAACGAAGAAGATGTTGAGAGAGTAATTGAAGCAGCAAAGGCAATTGTCATCCCAATGGATAGAGAAATTCTTCATGTCATTCCTCAAGAATTTATTGTAGATGGAATACCTCATATAAAAAATCCAATAGACATGATGGGTATTCGTCTTGAGGGAGAGGTGCACATTATTACGGGTTCTAGCTCTTCTAGTCAGAATTTAGTCAGGTGCGTAAATAGAGCTGGCTTTGCCGTTGATGAGGTTGTTCTTGGAAGTTTAGCTTCATCTTATGCGACTCTTTCTAAAGAAGAGCGTGAGATGGGTGTTTTGTTTATTGATATGGGCAAAGGTACAACAGATATTATTCTTTATATTGACGGTTCTCCTTATTATACCGGCGTGATTCCTATTGGTGTTAATAGGGTAACTCTTGATATTGCACAAGTTTGGAAGGTTCCCGAGGATGTTGCTGAAAATATTAAAATAACAGCCGGAATTGCTCATCCATCTATTCTAGAAAGTCAAATGGAAACTGTAATTATTCCAAATCTTGGAACTCGACCTCCTCAAGAGAAAAGTAGAAAAGAGCTGGCTGTAATAATTAATTCAAGATTGAGAGAAATTTTTGAAATGATGAGAGCGGAAATATTTAAACGAGGACTTTATAATAAAATTAATGGTGGGATAGTTTTAACAGGTGGAGGAGCTTTATTTCCAGGTATTTCTAATTTAATAGAAGAAGTGTTTAATTACCCCGCAAGAATAGGTTTGCCAATGAGTATTAATGGGGTTGGGGAAGAGTATATAGATCCCAAGTTTTCTTCAGCTCTTGGTCTTGTTCTTTATAAGCATGAACAACAAAAATTCAATAAATTAAAGAAGGTAAGCAGCAAAGTTAAAAGAAAAAATAAAATATCTTCAAAGTTGAAAGGTTGGTTTTTGAAAGAATGGTTTTGACCAATCATGGAGGAAGCGTTAATGAAAGATTATAATATGATTGATAGCCATACAAGAAGATTCGATTCTACTACAAATCCTACAATCCTTAAGGTAATTGGTGCGGGAGGGGGAGGTAGTAATGCTGTTAATCGTATGATTGAATATGGAGTAAGAGATGTTGAATTTATTGTGGCTAATACTGATCTTCAAGCTCTCCAAACCTCTATTGCTCCTATAAAAATTGCTCTTGGAGCAAAAGTTACAGCGGGGCTTGGTGCTGGAGGAAAGCCCGAGATTGGGCAAGCTGCAGCAGAGGAAGATATAGATGTTATACGCAACCATCTTTCCGGTGCTGATATGGTGTTTATTACTGCTGGTATGGGGGGTGGGACAGGAACCGGAGCAGCTCCGGTTATTGCGCAAGTTGCAAAAGAACTTGGTATTTTAACAGTTGGAGTTGTAACAAAGCCTTTTAAGTTTGAAGGCCCTAAGAAATTGAGACTTGCTGAGCAAGGAATAAATAACTTAAGGAAATCCGTAGATACATTAATTATTATTCCAAATCAAAAGCTTTTAACCGTTGTTGACAAAAGAACTACTATTAAAGATGCTTTTAAGCGTGCAGATGATGTTTTAAGAATGGGTGTTCAAGGTATTGCGGGGCTTATTATTGAGCACGGAGAGGTTAATATTGATTTTGCTGATGTTAAAAGTATTATGCAAGGGCAAGGCGATGCTTTAATGGGAATCGGATATGGCAAGGGCGAGAACAGGGCTGTTGATGCTGCAACTTCTGCGATTAGCAATCCACTGCTTGAAGAAGTTCGTATTGAGGGGTCTAAGGGGCTTCTTGTTAATGTTACTGGCGGAGATGATTTTTCATTGCTTGAACTTGAAGAGATTATGGGGATAATTACTGTTAGTGTTGATGATGAGGCTACTGTAATATATGGCCATGCTATTAATTCAAATCTTGATGATGAGATTTATGTTACGGTTGTTGCTACAGGTTTTGCATCTAAAAAGCAAAAAGAAATATCAAATGTGCCAGAAAATAATACCTTAAGTTCTAAAGAGTTTGATACTTTAATGTCAGGCAATCAAAATATTCCTTCTGGATCTTATGAACATCAAGACTCTTCTTTTACAGCAAAGTCCAAAAATGTAAATTATTTTGATGACGACATTGATGTTCCAACATTTCTTAGAAATTTAAATAAAAAAAGTAGCGATGATTAAATGAAAATTTTGTTGTTAATAATACTTATTAATTTATTTTTATCTTGTGGTAGCGAATCTAAAGAAAAATTGAATCTTGGGCTTAGATTAAGAGAATTAGAAATTTCAGGCGGTGGATCTGAATCTAAGATTGAAGTTTATAAGGAATTTATCGAAAAAGAAGATAAAAATATTTTAAAGATAGTTAATTCTATTGATAAGAAAGCCAGATTTTTTAATTTGATTGGCCTTGAATTTTTTAAGCTTGGCCAGTATGGACCTGCTATTGAGTATTTTACTAAAAATTTAGAAATTAACTCCGATAATTATTTGTCCCATTTTTATGTAGGTGTTGCTTCTTATAATTTAGCTAAAAATTTAAGAGTAAAAGATGAAGTTGAAAAATACATAATTCTTGCTGAAAATTCTTTTTTAAAATCACTTTCAATTCGAGATGATTTTAAAGAATCTCTTTTTGCTATTTCTAATATGTATGTGTATGATCTTGACAAACAACTTGAAGCTAAAAATTATTTAAATAAACTTGAGGATATGGGTGAGGATTATTTTGAGTTTTTCATGTTAAGAGGTGCAAATTATTATTCGCTAGGTGATCTTGGTAATGCTATATTGTTTTATGATAAAGCTAGTAAAAATGCTTCAACTGAAGAGCAAAAAGAAGGTGTTTCTAGGATCATGAGTAATTTGAAGTAATTATTTATGATGAAATTGCTTTATATTGATAATTTGAAATTTTTAAAAAGCAAAGAAAAATTGAAACTTTTTAATAATTTTGACTTTAACGACATTATTAAATTGACTCAAAAGGACATTGAGTCTTATCTTTTAAGATCATTTAGAAAGGCATTTAAGTTGCCCGATTTAAAATTAGTAGAATTGCAAGAAAAAGTTATTCGAAGGACAAAGGCCAAAATTGCTATTCTGGGGTCTAAGCTTTATCCTAATAAGCTTAAAAGAATTTATGATCCCCCTTTTGCTATTTATTATAAAGGCAATTTGCCAAATTTTTCTTCATTGTCTTGGGCCGTTGTTGGTTCTAGAAGAATTAGCAAAACTCTTGCTGAGAGAACAAGAGAATTTTCTTCACATCTTGCAAAAAATGGTGTAGAGATTGTTTCTGGATTTGCAATTGGCGCTGATATTGAAGCTCATATAGCAGCAATTAATGAGAATAGTAGTACATTTGCTGTTATTCCAACAGATATTGATAATATTTATCCTAAGCAAAATCGAAAATATGTTCTTAAGCTTTTAGAACAAGGTGGAGGAATAATTACCGAAACTTTACCATTTGATAAAATTCAAAATTATTTTTTTGCCAAAAGAAATAGATTGATCTCAGGCTTGTCAGATGCTATTTTTATAACTTATGCACCCTTAAAATCAGGGGCTTTGATTACGGCTGAGCTTGGTCTTGATTTAGGGCTTGACATTTATGTTTATGATTTAGATTTTTCTGGTGATGGAGCTGTAAAATTGCACAGTTTTGGTGCTCAAGAGATAAAAACTGTTAAGGATCTTTATACTTTATTAAATATTAAATATGTAGATTCCAATAATATTGAAGATGATTCTAAAGAGTGTTGTGATTGTGAAGATGTATCTGATGTTCTTATTGGAGAACTTTTAAAAGAGGTATATAAATAGGGGGTAATATGGGCTTTAAAGGAACCACAGTTATTGCAATAAAAAAAAATGGGAAGACGGTGGTAGCAGCAGATGGACAAGTAACTTTTGGACATACTGTTTTAAAGAGTAATGCTATTAAAATACGAAAATTGCTTAATGGAAAAATTTTGGCAGGATTTGCAGGTTCAACATCCGATGCAATTACTCTTTTTGAAAAATTTGAAGAAAAAATTAAGGCAAAAGGCGATGGTTTGGTGGACATTAAAAGGGCGGCTGTCGATCTTGCAAAAGATTGGCGTTCTGACAAAATACTGCACAAGCTTGAGGCGATGATGCTTGTTGCTGATTCTAAGAATATTCTTTTAATTTCTGGCACTGGCGATGTTGTTGAACCTGAAGAGGATGTTGTTTCAATTGGCAGTGGTGGCAATTATGCATATTCAGCAGCTCTTGCTTACATGGAGAACAAAAAATTAAGTGCTTTTGAGGTTGCTCTTAGATCTTTAAAAATAGCAGCAAGAGTGTGTATATATACTAATTCTAACATTGTGCTTGAGGAGATTGAAAATGAATAAATTAGAAGAGCATTATATAGTTCCTAAAGATGTAGTTGCAGAACTTGATAAGTACATAATAGGTCAAGACGAAGCTAAAAAATTAGTATCGATTGCTCTTGTTAATAGATATATAAGGTCTAGGCTTCCAAAAGAAATAAAAGATGAAGTAATGCCTAAAAACATTATTATGATTGGGTCAACCGGCATTGGAAAGACTGAGATTGCAAGAAGACTTTCTAAGTTAATTAAAGCTCCTTTTATTAAAGTTGAGGCTACAAAATATACCGAGGTTGGTTATGTTGGTCGTGATGTTGAATCTATGGTTAGAGATTTGATGGGCATTGCAGTTAATATGGTAAAAGAAGAGATGTATAGTACTGTAAGAGAAGATGCTTTGATAAAAACAGAGGAGAGAATAGTTGAGAGTCTTTTTAAAGGATCTGGCAATTCTGAGAATATAGATCCAAATGAAATAAAGGCAGAAGAAAAGGTAAAAGAGAAGCTTAGAAAAAAACTTAGAGCAGGTGAGCTTGATGATACTACTATTGAAATACAAATTTCTAGTAAAATGCCATTTTCCACAATAGAAATATTTACAGGTGGTAATTTTGAAGAGATTGATATGGGAATTGGTGGTTTATTAGGCAATATATTTGATAGGAAAAAGAAAAGAGAATTGAAGATTAAAAAGGCTAAGGAAATAATTTTAGCAGAAGAACTTGAAAAATTAGTTGATCACGAAAATATTTCAGATATTGCAAAATCTAAAGTCGAAAATATGGGGATTATTTTTATTGATGAGATTGATAAAATAGCTGCTAAGAATAGGAGCGGTAATGATGTATCTAGAGAAGGCGTTCAAAGAGATATTTTGCCAATTATTGAAGGTTCCAAAGTTAATACAAAATATGGAATAGTTGATACTTCTCATATTTTGTTTATTGCAGCAGGAGCATTTAATTTAGCCAAACCCTCTGATTTAATACCCGAGCTTCAAGGAAGATTTCCAATTAAGGTTGAGCTTAAGAGTTTAAGCATAGACGATTTGAAAAAAATTTTAAAACAAACAAAAAATTCTTTAATAAAGCAATATGTTGCTATGTTTAAGGTTTATAATTTGGATTTAAAGTTTAGCGAAGAGGCTATAGATAGAATTGCAGAGCTTACTTTTAATATGAATCTTGAGAATGAAAATCTTGGCGCAAGAAGACTTCATGGCGTTATGGAAAGAGTGCTTGCAGATCTTTTTTTTGAGGTGCCTGGTAGTAAGTTGAAAAAATTTGAAATAAACTTGGACTATGTTAATAAAAAAATACAAATTAACGAACAAAAAGATTTAAATTATTATATAATTTAGTTAAAAGCAATTTTCAACAGAGGGGGTTTTGATTTGAATGATTTTGAAAGATCTGTAGATTTTTCACATAGGTATTTGGATGTTCTAAGCTTAAGACAAAGTGTTATTTCTGACAATATAGCAAATGTAGATACTCCAAATTTTAAAAGAAGCAAAATTTCTTTTGAATCAGAGCTTGAGAAGGCTTTTTTAAATAAAGATAAAAATGATTTAAACTTAATTAAGTCTAGTGATAAGCATTTGTCTGCGCTTAAAAATCCAGAGTATTCAGATATCAAGCCTCACAGAGTTCTTGACCATTTTTCAACTATGAATAATAATGGCAATAATGTTGACATTGATTCTGAGATCAAGGCACTTGTACAAAATCAAATGATGTATCATCTTATGACTAATGTTCAGGCGCATTATTTTAAAAGTATAAATATTGTATTAAAATAAATTAATATTTTAAGGAATGTAAAATGGGATTGTTTTCAAGTATTAATGTAGCTTCAACAGGGTTAACAGCACAAAGGTTGAGGATTGATGTTATTTCTAATAACATTGCAAATGTTTCTACTTCTAGAACTCCTGATGGTGGACCTTATAGAAGGCAAAGGATTATTTTTGCTCCAAGGGTTAATAATCCTTATTGGAAAGGGCCTTTTGTTCCAGATTATCTTGATAATGGCATTGGGCAAGGAGTTAGGGTAGCTAGCATTGAAAAAGATAAGTCTCCATTAAAGTTAAAATATGATCCAACTCATCCTGATTCAATAAGTTCTGGAGATAAAAAAGGTTATGTAGAGCTTCCTAATGTTAATTTAGTTGAAGAAATGGTAGATATGATTTCAGCTTCTCGTGCTTATGAGGCAAATTCTACTGTTATTAATAGTAGTAAGTCTATGTTTAGAAGTGCATTAGCTATACTTCAAAGCTAAAGGAGAGACCATTGGTAAGAATAGATGCTTTTTTTACAGAGAATAATATTAATTTGGTTAAAAAAAATCCTTTGCATTTTGATGTGAATCTTTTTAGTTCTAAAAACACTGCCAAAAACAATGATATTAAAACATTTAAGGATGTTTTAATAAATACGATTACTGATGTCAACAAAAGTCAATTAAATGTTCCTAGAGTTATGGAACAAGCTATTTTTCGACCTAGTAGCATTGATGTTCATGATTTTGTAATAGCTATGTCCAAGGCTAATATGAATTTAAGCATTTTAAAGGCTGTTGTTGAAAGAGGTGTGAAGGCTTATCAAGATATAATCAATATTCGTTAAGGAGCTATGAGATTTTGAGCAATTTTTTTACTAATTTCTTTGTTTCAGCAAAAGGAATCTTCAAAAAAGCTAGTACGGTTCAGAAAATAGCCTTAGGATTGATTATTTTTTTTGTGATTTTTGCTTTTGTTTTTTTGATAGGGTTTTCTACTAAAAGTCAAAGTATTGCTCTTTTTGGGGTTGAGATTAAAGACCAATATCTCTTAGATAGGATATCGCAAAGGCTTGATAGAGAAAATGTTAAGTATTTTTTGAGTTCCGATGGAAGAATTTATTTAGATGATGAAAAGCTTGCAAAAAAAATGAGAGCAATTCTTGTTAGAGAAGAGCTTGTGCCTGTTCATATGGATCCATGGGCTTTGTTTGATATTGATAGATGGACTATTACTGATTTTGAAAGAAGCATTAATCTTAGAAGGTCTATTACAAGAGCGGTTGAACAGCATATTGTAGCTTTAGATGATGTTGATGCTGTTAGTGTGAATCTTGTTATGCCAGAGAAAGCTCTTTTTAAAGAATCACAAGAGCCCGTTAAGGCATCTGTTAGGATTACCCCAAGGCCTGGTTCTGATATTATTACCAATAGAAAAAAAGTTGAAGGGCTTGTTAAGCTTATTCAGTATGCCATTGAAGGTCTTGAATCTGACAATATTGCTATTGTTGATAATAGTGGAACTATTTTAAATGATTTTTCTAATCTAGATGGAATAGATAGAATAGACTTAGCAGAAAAAGAACGTAAGTTGAAGCTTAAGTATGAAGCTATGCTTAGAGGAGAAATCGATTCCGCATTAGGGAAGGTTTTATCTGTTGATAGATTTATGATAGCAAGAGTAAATGTAAAACTTGATACTTCAAAAGAAACTACAGAGTCTAAAGAGTATGCTCCTATTGAGCTTCAATCTCAAGATCCAAAAGCTTCTTATAACACTAGAAAAGTGAGTGATTCAACTATTATATCTTCTCAGACTCAAAAAAAAGAATATCAGGGGCAAGGATATAGTCCATGGGGACCTCCTGGGCAAGAAGGTAATACTCCTCCTGAATATCAAGATTTAAGCGATATTACTGGCAAATATAATGAGTCTCAAGAGATCAAAAATGTTGCTTTAAATGAAAAAAAATCTACAAGTGAAAAAGAGCCCGCTAGGATTGTAGGTGTTTCTCTTGGTATTTTCGTAGATGGTATTTGGAATTTTGTGTATGATGAGAAGGGAAATTTTGTAATAGAAAACGGAATGAGAAAAAGAGAATATAAGCCTATGGCATTAGAGGAAATAAAAAATATTGAAGATGTTT
This portion of the Borreliella afzelii genome encodes:
- the fliF gene encoding flagellar basal-body MS-ring/collar protein FliF, which produces MSNFFTNFFVSAKGIFKKASTVQKIALGLIIFFVIFAFVFLIGFSTKSQSIALFGVEIKDQYLLDRISQRLDRENVKYFLSSDGRIYLDDEKLAKKMRAILVREELVPVHMDPWALFDIDRWTITDFERSINLRRSITRAVEQHIVALDDVDAVSVNLVMPEKALFKESQEPVKASVRITPRPGSDIITNRKKVEGLVKLIQYAIEGLESDNIAIVDNSGTILNDFSNLDGIDRIDLAEKERKLKLKYEAMLRGEIDSALGKVLSVDRFMIARVNVKLDTSKETTESKEYAPIELQSQDPKASYNTRKVSDSTIISSQTQKKEYQGQGYSPWGPPGQEGNTPPEYQDLSDITGKYNESQEIKNVALNEKKSTSEKEPARIVGVSLGIFVDGIWNFVYDEKGNFVIENGMRKREYKPMALEEIKNIEDVLQSSFEYKPERGDSITVRNISFDRMNEFRKMDENYFASERFKYFLFIASIIFSLLILVFTIFFAISRELERRRRLREEELAKQAHLRRQQALMDGGDDIGVDDVVGGIREGDELQNNAELLAREKPEDVAKLIRTWLLKNA
- the flgB gene encoding flagellar basal body rod protein FlgB, whose translation is MNDFERSVDFSHRYLDVLSLRQSVISDNIANVDTPNFKRSKISFESELEKAFLNKDKNDLNLIKSSDKHLSALKNPEYSDIKPHRVLDHFSTMNNNGNNVDIDSEIKALVQNQMMYHLMTNVQAHYFKSINIVLK
- the flgC gene encoding flagellar basal body rod protein FlgC; the encoded protein is MGLFSSINVASTGLTAQRLRIDVISNNIANVSTSRTPDGGPYRRQRIIFAPRVNNPYWKGPFVPDYLDNGIGQGVRVASIEKDKSPLKLKYDPTHPDSISSGDKKGYVELPNVNLVEEMVDMISASRAYEANSTVINSSKSMFRSALAILQS
- the hslU gene encoding HslU--HslV peptidase ATPase subunit, whose amino-acid sequence is MNKLEEHYIVPKDVVAELDKYIIGQDEAKKLVSIALVNRYIRSRLPKEIKDEVMPKNIIMIGSTGIGKTEIARRLSKLIKAPFIKVEATKYTEVGYVGRDVESMVRDLMGIAVNMVKEEMYSTVREDALIKTEERIVESLFKGSGNSENIDPNEIKAEEKVKEKLRKKLRAGELDDTTIEIQISSKMPFSTIEIFTGGNFEEIDMGIGGLLGNIFDRKKKRELKIKKAKEIILAEELEKLVDHENISDIAKSKVENMGIIFIDEIDKIAAKNRSGNDVSREGVQRDILPIIEGSKVNTKYGIVDTSHILFIAAGAFNLAKPSDLIPELQGRFPIKVELKSLSIDDLKKILKQTKNSLIKQYVAMFKVYNLDLKFSEEAIDRIAELTFNMNLENENLGARRLHGVMERVLADLFFEVPGSKLKKFEINLDYVNKKIQINEQKDLNYYII
- the fliE gene encoding flagellar hook-basal body complex protein FliE, with translation MVRIDAFFTENNINLVKKNPLHFDVNLFSSKNTAKNNDIKTFKDVLINTITDVNKSQLNVPRVMEQAIFRPSSIDVHDFVIAMSKANMNLSILKAVVERGVKAYQDIINIR
- a CDS encoding tetratricopeptide repeat protein: MKILLLIILINLFLSCGSESKEKLNLGLRLRELEISGGGSESKIEVYKEFIEKEDKNILKIVNSIDKKARFFNLIGLEFFKLGQYGPAIEYFTKNLEINSDNYLSHFYVGVASYNLAKNLRVKDEVEKYIILAENSFLKSLSIRDDFKESLFAISNMYVYDLDKQLEAKNYLNKLEDMGEDYFEFFMLRGANYYSLGDLGNAILFYDKASKNASTEEQKEGVSRIMSNLK
- the hslV gene encoding ATP-dependent protease subunit HslV, which codes for MGFKGTTVIAIKKNGKTVVAADGQVTFGHTVLKSNAIKIRKLLNGKILAGFAGSTSDAITLFEKFEEKIKAKGDGLVDIKRAAVDLAKDWRSDKILHKLEAMMLVADSKNILLISGTGDVVEPEEDVVSIGSGGNYAYSAALAYMENKKLSAFEVALRSLKIAARVCIYTNSNIVLEEIENE
- the dprA gene encoding DNA-processing protein DprA yields the protein MKLLYIDNLKFLKSKEKLKLFNNFDFNDIIKLTQKDIESYLLRSFRKAFKLPDLKLVELQEKVIRRTKAKIAILGSKLYPNKLKRIYDPPFAIYYKGNLPNFSSLSWAVVGSRRISKTLAERTREFSSHLAKNGVEIVSGFAIGADIEAHIAAINENSSTFAVIPTDIDNIYPKQNRKYVLKLLEQGGGIITETLPFDKIQNYFFAKRNRLISGLSDAIFITYAPLKSGALITAELGLDLGLDIYVYDLDFSGDGAVKLHSFGAQEIKTVKDLYTLLNIKYVDSNNIEDDSKECCDCEDVSDVLIGELLKEVYK